A section of the Coleofasciculus sp. FACHB-1120 genome encodes:
- a CDS encoding type IV pilin-like G/H family protein translates to MNTTVFKQRSLHPGFQMLSGLLGLLAIYGCNSTNTPSVSSSPSPAKDNSGADRWVGQWQVNNPSSSQALKFVLTPEGKLFLLPPETSSESSVAYEIPVQKLSDSPTLPPNTKIVDIQEAFNNQATKAKQSEGKTYIGAMNRAQQAYYLENNKFGTTIEQLGVGIKLETESYNYKIVPQGNGTQSVMHTAKAKRPELNSYTGAVFVVTNNGENITRTAICETDKPSSTAPAMPTPPKDISGQIQCPAGSHLLGR, encoded by the coding sequence GTGAACACAACCGTATTCAAGCAACGCAGCCTACACCCAGGTTTCCAAATGCTTAGCGGATTGCTTGGGTTACTCGCTATCTATGGATGTAATTCAACCAATACACCTTCAGTTTCTTCCTCTCCCAGTCCTGCTAAAGACAATTCAGGCGCAGATCGATGGGTAGGACAATGGCAAGTCAACAATCCATCATCCAGTCAGGCGCTGAAATTTGTATTGACGCCAGAAGGAAAATTATTTCTCCTCCCGCCTGAAACGTCCTCTGAGTCCTCGGTTGCTTATGAAATCCCGGTTCAAAAGCTTTCTGACTCACCCACTTTACCTCCCAATACTAAAATTGTTGATATTCAGGAAGCATTTAACAATCAAGCCACCAAAGCAAAACAATCTGAAGGGAAAACGTACATCGGTGCGATGAACCGTGCCCAACAAGCGTATTACTTGGAAAATAATAAATTTGGTACAACAATCGAGCAGTTGGGTGTTGGGATTAAGCTAGAGACAGAGAGCTATAATTACAAAATTGTGCCTCAAGGCAATGGCACTCAGAGCGTGATGCATACTGCCAAAGCCAAGCGCCCCGAACTTAATAGCTACACGGGTGCTGTATTTGTTGTCACAAATAACGGTGAAAATATTACAAGGACGGCAATTTGCGAAACCGATAAACCTTCATCTACCGCGCCTGCGATGCCAACACCACCTAAAGATATATCTGGGCAAATTCAGTGTCCGGCTGGTTCCCATTTGCTAGGACGCTAA